One genomic region from Cardiocondyla obscurior isolate alpha-2009 linkage group LG19, Cobs3.1, whole genome shotgun sequence encodes:
- the LOC139110240 gene encoding uncharacterized protein yields MSQEIADLLKNLGLEKYIVIFENHQVTIDLLKYMTEDNIKDLIPLIGHRVIFLNYWRNKYCSSNASNSSEGWSKDNESEMSEKETDNSNILTFDKKDNLRVNTFSSNVPNLQTMSSIRDILKNTAVGELIIKQYESKSELSCSCRSKLCDIIITYLQDNKMKRNNDTIREIANKIVEAFPNEHLKTYYVSPVKKKSAPNKKPIPARGKLVNLWRNRDYNIKKYRLQDVDETDNIIESESDNFDHTVRDSLEWLGKHQAPWETVLIHWNITYDIRRSDLQQCKDKILSNIFEKWQLFKHPLGHELIEFDFNKMNLTKQSLNIEIWKQFIEHILEHTAINKKDNTATILIEQYNSNSSKDTKVAASLMLLAHLFPSKKIIRHNKQFYKPSIADAKESIIKRIHTCGDVTINQESLKKKAEELNITVQPYILIVGTTLDDIRNHFISIDDVLYSVNFTLEAVDLCFKVFQVFHMNYPIFSEHLWIIIQRDLSFPLKNSTCNATKQIDVLENIVDKSLNVHNMLSMCASYLQPIPEDKFTLEKFKSLVEHGAVLLIAKLYATSNMSRKLIIKFINNIKSFYNTICFEALRKKCTNSEITNMFQIVEHVFDNFKSEYMTLEYFQKNNYLIMPLQTTVDTYIKLENIKNVKKLKIYRGKLSVIPMKQVFKQFLELPKVYDSITLNVQNMINNFDLISIYTGKIWDASINIYNDKIILPLVLFFDDVEINNPLGTHKNFNKLGAVYCSLACIPEEYASLLENIFLFQFHKYEDHKKLGNKKIFSLIIDEILFLCNNGIVVEVNKEKKLIFFSLCYIAGDNLGLNTILGFSKSFNSSHCCRMCTISKTESKTQVNENIELLRTIDNYNIHVTERNFGVQENCIFNVIPNFHVINNCSVDPMHDLYEGICRYNIAKILKNFIYEEKLFSLSILNERIRNFDCISSKTINFRIQPESIKNELIILSASEMKYLVYNFPFFIGDLIPNNNKIWKLFLTVRKIICIIMFRFMTLERVDTLKNLITEYLQNYLKLFHTTLKVKHHNLLHYPRIIKKYGPLRNLSCIRFEAKHKIAKFNAKITSSRQNSSFTLAFREQLRLCYRFVCKKGFENRVFFLNIICKVPFLSNYEQLKKDVPYDISNFDCVKSVEVNGTYYNIGDFLVISSTVNISSILYGKIKYILINAETNAVFFLYIGLKNIIFSEHLSAIEVVETLSLSFICQKDITHFETCVVKIISDKRYYVLYNY; encoded by the exons ATGTCTCAAGAAATTgcagatttattaaaaaacctGGGTTTGGAAAAATACATCGTAATTTTCGAAA ATCACCAAGTTactattgatttattaaaatatatgacCGAGGATAATATTAAGGATTTAATACCGTTAATAGGACAcagagtaatttttttaaattactggAGAAATAAGTATTGTAGCTCAAATGCTTCTAACTCTTCAGAAGGATGGTCAAAAGATAATGAATCTGAAATGTCAGAAAAA GAAACGGACAATTcgaatattttaacgtttgataaaaaagataatctTAGAGTAAACACATTTTCTTCAAATGTACCGAATTTACAAACAATGTCATCCAtaagagatattttaaaaaataccgcAGTTGGAGAGTTAATTATCAAACAATATGAGAGCAAATCAGAACTGAGTTGCAGTTGCAGAAGCAAACTTTgtgatattataattacatatttacaagataataaaatgaa aagAAATAACGACACGATTAGAGAAATTGCTAATAAAATCGTAGAAGCTTTTCCTAACGAACATTTAAAGACATACTATGTTTCAccagtaaagaaaaaaagtgctCCTAATAAGAAACCTATTCCAGCACGTGGGAAATTAGTAAATTTATGGCGAAACCgcgattataatataaaaaaatatagattacAAGATGTAGATGAAACCGACAACATTAttg aATCTGAAAGTGATAATTTTGACCATACTGTCCGGGATAGTTTAGAATGGCTAGGAAAACACCAAGCTCCATGGGAAACAGTTTTAATACATTGGAATATAACATATGATATACGTCGTTCTGATTTGCAACAATGCAAAGACAAAATTCTAAgcaatatatttgaaaaatggcAGCTTTTTAAACACCCATTAGGACATGAGCTCATTGAATTTGATTTCAATAAAATGAATTTAACAAAACaatctttaaatattgaaatttggAAACAATTTATTGAACATATTTTAGAACATactgcaattaataaaaaagataatactGCTACTATTTTAATTGAACAATATAACTCGAACAGTAGTAAGg ataCTAAAGTTGCAGCAAGTTTGATGTTACTTGCTCATTTATTTCCatccaaaaaaataataagacataataaacaattttataaaccATCTATTGCTGATGCGAAAGAAAGTATTATTAAACGCATACAT acttgTGGAGATGTAACAATAAATCAGGaatcattgaaaaaaaaagcagaagaGCTTAATATTACGGTGCAgccatatatattaattgttggAACAACGTTGGATGACATTCGCAACCATTTCATATCTATTGATGATGTGTTGTATTCTGTCAACTTTACATTAGAAGCTGTTGACCTTTGCTTCAAGGTTTTCCAAGTTTTTCATATGAACTACCCGATTTTTAGTGAACATTTATGGATTATTATTCAACGAG atttaagttttccgttaaaaaattctacatgTAATGCTACAAAACAAATCGACGTATTGGAAAATATTGTggataaatctttaaatgtcCACAATATGTTATCTATGTGTGCTTCGTACCTACAACCAATTCCTGAGGATAAATTTACACTagagaaatttaaaagtttagtTGAACATGGTGCTGTTTTACTTATTGCTAAATTATATGCTACTAGTAATATGagtcgaaaattaattattaaattcattaataacataaaaagtttttataatactATTTGTTTTGAAGCATTACGTAAAAAATGTACCAACTCAGAAATTACTAACATGTTTCAAATAGTTGAGCACGtgtttgataattttaaatctgaaTATATGACACTAGAATATTttcaaaagaataattatttaataatgccaCTTCAAACAACTGTGGATACATATATTAAGTtggaaaacattaaaaatgtaaaaaagttaaaaatttatcgcggaaaATTGTCTGTTATACCTATGAAACAAGTATTTAAACAGTTTCTAGAACTTCCTAAAGTCTATGattcaattactttaaatgtacaaaacatgatcaataattttgatttaatatcaatttatacTGGTAAAATCTGGGATGCaagcataaatatatataacgataaaattattcttccgttagtattattttttgacGACGTGGAAATTAATAATCCACTTGGTACACATAagaattttaacaaattaggAGCAGTCTATTGTTCTTTAGCTTGCATACCTGAAGAATATGCCAGtctattagaaaatatttttttatttcaatttcacaaatatGAAGATCACAAAAAACTAggcaacaaaaaaatattttctcttattattgatgaaatattatttctctgTAATAATGGAATTGTTGTTGAagtaaacaaagaaaaaaaattaatatttttttctttgtgttACATAGCTGGTGACAATCTTGGATTAAATACTATTTTAGGGTTTTCAAAAAGCTTTAACAGTTCTCATTGTTGTAGAATGTGTACTATTTCAAAAACAGAATCTAAAACTCAAGTAAATGAAAACATAGAACTACTCAGAACAATAgacaattataatattcatgTAACTGAACGAAATTTTGGTGTTCAAGagaattgtatttttaatgtcattCCCAACtttcacgtaattaataattgttcagtTGATCCTATGCACGATTTATATGAAGGTATTTGTCGTTACAATATAgctaagatattaaaaaactttatttatgAAGAAAAACTGTTCTctttaagtatattaaatgAACGTATTAGAAATTTTGACTGCATATCCAGCAAAACCATTAATTTCCGCATACAGCCAGAATCCATAAAGAAcgaattaatcattttaagtGCATCTGAAATGAAATATTTGGTTTataactttcctttttttattggaGATCTTATTCcgaacaataataaaatatggaaattatttttaacagtacgtaaaattatttgcattatcATGTTTCGGTTTATGACTTTGGAAAGAGTagatactttaaaaaatttaattacagaatatcttcaaaattatttaaaattgtttcatACAACGCTTAAAGTAAAACATCATAATTTGTTACACTATcctcgtataataaaaaaatatggacCTTTACGAAATTTATCGTGTATCCGCTTTGAAGCAAAACATAAAATTGctaaatttaatgcaaaaattacgAGTTCTCGTCAGAATAGTTCATTTACGTTAGCTTTTAGAGAACAGTTACGTCTTTGCTATAGATTCGTATGTAAAAAAGGATTTGAAaatcgagttttttttttaaatataatttgtaaagttccttttttatcaaattacgAACAATTAAAGAAAGATGTACCTTATGATATTTCTAATTTCGATTGTGTAAAGTCAGTGGAAGTCAATGGAACATATTATAACATTGGGGATTTTTTAGTGATAAGCAGCACCGTTaatatttcttctattttatatggaaaaattaagtatattttaattaatgcagaGACAAacgcagtattttttttatatattggattaaagaatattattttttctgaaCACTTAAGTGCCATAGAAGTTGTAGAAACTTTaagtttatcttttatatGTCAAAAAGATATTACACATTTTGAAACTTGTGTTGTGAAAATTATATCGGATAAAAGGTATTAcgttttgtataattattaa
- the LOC139109939 gene encoding transient receptor potential-gamma protein-like, giving the protein MVMDIMKFFFLYVLVLFAFSCGLNQLLWYYADMEKKQCPSAMPFSANVSTTNADPNACTVWRRFANLFETIQTLFWAVFGLVDLDSFELDGIKVFTRFWGMLMFGTYSVINIVVLLNLLIAMMNHSYQLISERADIEWKFARSKL; this is encoded by the exons ATGGTCATGGACATTATGAAATTCTTCTTCCTCTACGTGCTGGTACTCTTCGCCTTCTCGTGCG GACTCAACCAACTTCTCTGGTATTACGCGGACATGGAGAAAAAGCAATGTCCATCGGCGATGCCGTTTTCGGCCAATGTTAGCACCACTAATGCTGACCCGAATGCGTGCACCGTTTGGCGGCGATTCGCAAA TTTGTTCGAGACTATACAAACGCTCTTCTGGGCGGTTTTCGGCCTGGTGGACCTCGACAGTTTCGAACTGGACGGCATCAAGGTGTTCACCAGATTCTGGGGCATGCTGATGTTCGGTACTTACTCGGTTATTAACATCGTCGTTCTTCTAAATCTCCTGATCGCTATGATGAATCATTCCTATCAACTAATCTCG GAACGCGCCGACATCGAGTGGAAGTTCGCGAGGAGCAAACTCTAG
- the LOC139109944 gene encoding uncharacterized protein: MDRREQQLTAQADRLTLEEFNAWNQQCEEYIELLEDQGRNKRARLSIGAKQSLVACIARIESLRDLTKQRFIHVGAGHNTKNKGLRWREIDTAFESRILTGVVINSNYIEPRKFLEDAQDIVLKHVQNVMHKHNNIKINVVFNGEFVANNKTANKSVCTKNCELFRSSDLQEWYESRIIEPILTSLDEFQERDSGWALSRIHNLMINVNKHNPLHAGCHVILPQEIKMKRAVINIQSADNACFAWSVVAALYPAEKHVDRISYPHYATVLNLEGIEFPITMKHVKKFENLNNISINIYTIEKKKILPIQLTDKVRERHIHLLYTQRDNDVGHFSLIKNLSRLISSQLSKTKSKKYFCDR, encoded by the coding sequence ATGGATCGACGAGAGCAACAGTTGACAGCGCAAGCAGATCGATTGACTTTAGAAGAATTTAATGCATGGAATCAGCAATGTGAAgaatatatcgaattattgGAGGACCAGGGGCGAAATAAACGTGCAAGATTATCAATCGGTGCGAAGCAATCACTAGTTGCATGTATTGCACGTATCGAAAGTTTAAGAGATTTAACAAAACAACGTTTCATTCATGTGGGTGCtggacataatacaaaaaataaaggactTCGATGGCGTGAAATTGACACAGCTTTTGAAAGCCGCATATTAACTGGtgtggtaattaattcaaactatatcgagcctCGCAAATTTCTGGAAGATGCGCAAGacattgtattaaaacatgtgcaaaatgttatgcataaacataacaatataaaaattaatgttgtatttaatggtgaatttgtagctaacaataaaactgcaaataaaagtgtGTGCACAAAAAACTGTGAACTCTTTCGTTCAAGTGATCTACAAGAGTGGTACGAGTCACGCATTATCGAGCCTATTCTCACATCCTTGGATGAATTTCAAGAACGTGACAGCGGGTGGGCACTGtcgcgtatacataatttgatgataaatgtaaataaacacAATCCATTACATGCTGGGTGCCATGTGATATTACcacaggaaattaaaatgaaaagagctgtgataaatatacaatCTGCTGACAATGCATGTTTCGCATGGTCAGTGGTAGCCGCTCTATACCCAGCCGAGAAACATGTGGATCGAATATCATATCCACATTATGCAACAGTGTTAAATCTTGAAGGTATTGAGTTTCCAATAACTATgaaacatgttaaaaaatttgaaaatcttaataatatttccatcaacatatatacgattgagaagaaaaaaattctaccaatACAACTCACAGATAAAGTACGAGAGAGACACATTCATTTGTTGTACACACAGCGAGATAATGATGTTGgacatttttcattgataaaaaatttatcacgtcttATAAGTTCACAGCTTAGTAAAACAAagagtaagaaatatttttgtgatcggtaa